From the genome of Candidatus Rhodoluna planktonica:
CCCAGCATCAAATTCTTCTTCAATCACTTCTAATCCTTAGCGCCCGATTAACTTGCGCACCGCGGCTACGGTCTCTTCAAAGTTCAATTCGGAAGAATCAACCAACTCCACTCCCGGAGCGGGAGTCATGAAGTCGACAACTTTCAAGTCGCTTTTATCTCGTTCGGAAACCTGTTTCGCGAGAGATTGCGCAGTGGCGACAGACAATTCTGCCGAGCGACGTTTCAGTCTAACCTCTTCGGATGCTGTAAGTAAAAGCCTAATTTGAGCATCGGGAAAAACAACTGTCGTAATGTCTCTTCCTTCAACCACAACTCCCGGCGCCGAATGCTGTTCGACAAGCCGCTGTGTCAAACGCTTCATAAAGGATCGAACAAAAGGCAACTTCGCGACTTTACTAACCGATTCAGCAATTGCGTTGTCTCGAATGGCAGCAGTTACATCGGTGTGGCCGACACTAACCCGGTAACTTTTTGGATCGAGCGAAATTTGATAGTCAAACTCTTTGTCTAAATCAACCTGCTCCAGTCGATCTAATGAAAATTCGGGTAAGTTTTGGACCGCCCAGGCTAAAGCTCGATAAGCCGCTCCGGTATCAAGGTAACCAAACCCGATTTCGTTAGCCACTTGTTTGCTAACACTTGACTTACCAGAACCAGCCGGTCCATCAATCGCAACGATGAATTCACTCATTCGGCGATCCGCCATCCACGAGCCAGCAGTCCTTCGGCTAACGTGCTCACACTTTGCGGCATTACGTAGAGCTCAACCAGGCCGACCTGGGCACTGGGTGAATGCTCCAGTTGCAATTCTTCGATGTTGACGCCCAAAGAGCCGACCTCAACAAAAAGTCGCCCTAGCTCGCCCGGTTTGTCTTCAATGATGACCACAACTCGATCATATTGAGTGTGCTTAGTTCCGTGCTTTCCCGGAATTTTCTCAACGCCAAGATTTCCTGCTCGCAATACATTAGAAATGTTGGCCAGAGAGCCTGGCGAACTAAGATGTTCAAGCGCCATAATCAGGCTGTCCAGCTCACGATCGAATTCTTTGAGAATTGGGACTATCTCCCTCGAGTTCTGCGACAAAATTTGCAGCCACAGTTCAGGATCGCTGGCCGCAATTCGTGTTGTATCGCGCAATCCACCGCCGGCTAATGCAACATCCTCATCGGCACTTTCAATTAATCTGGCAGCCAACAAACTTGAAACAACCTGCGGTACGTGAGAAACCAAAGCTACAGCTCGATCGTGATTTTCCGGATTGCTGATTACCAGAGCCGCGCCAAGCTGTTGCGCCAACCAGGTGACTTTGCTTACGGCACGCGGATCGGTTTCATCGGTTGGAGTCAACACCCATGGCCTGGAAATGAATAAGTCTGATCGGCCGGAGATTGCCCCACCGCGCTCTCTACCAGCCATCGGGTGGCTGCCCACAAATCTGGCTTTCGAAACACCAAGCTGTGATAACTCTGCTAAAACCTTCGACTTTACGCTGGCCACATCTGTTACCACCGCGGATTGAAAACGGCTAAGCGCTGAAGCAACAACCGCGGCCGTCTGGTCTGGAGGAACACAAACCACGACCAATTCAGGCTCAATCTGCCCTGTAAATGATTGCCCGGCGCCGTAATCAACGGCGAGCGCCTTGGCTGAGGCCGAATTATCATCGATGAAAACTGGATGCCCTTTTTTGCTCAGGGCTAGACCGATACTTGTGCCCAGCAAGCCGGCCCCGATGATTAGTGTTGCGCCAGTGTTCATGGCACCAAATCAGATCGCAGCGCAGTGGCGCCGCGCAAATAAACGTGCTGGACCTCTGCCCGGCTGAGTTCAATGTCTGCGTGAATCATGATTCTGATAACTCGAGGTAATCCGTGTTTTACATTCATTTCGACGAAGCAAAGCAGTGGAACATCGCCCAAGCCAATTTCACGTGCAGCAACAGCTGGGAACTCACTCACTAAATCGGGAGTGGCCGTGAACATAATGTCGACGATTTGCCCAGCATCCAGATTGTTCGCGTGCAACATCTTTGTCAACAACTCGGCAGTTGATTTGAGTAGATGCTCTCGCTCGTCTTGGTCTAGCTGGATTGCGCCTCGAATAGCTCGCAGTGCCATATCTATCGCTTTCTCGCTTGGGGTTTCGTCGAACGTGCAGTGCGCGGCTGCTTGGGGCGATCAGAATCAGCCGCCTTCATCAGCGCACTAACCTCAA
Proteins encoded in this window:
- the aroH gene encoding chorismate mutase; translation: MALRAIRGAIQLDQDEREHLLKSTAELLTKMLHANNLDAGQIVDIMFTATPDLVSEFPAVAAREIGLGDVPLLCFVEMNVKHGLPRVIRIMIHADIELSRAEVQHVYLRGATALRSDLVP
- a CDS encoding prephenate dehydrogenase, giving the protein MNTGATLIIGAGLLGTSIGLALSKKGHPVFIDDNSASAKALAVDYGAGQSFTGQIEPELVVVCVPPDQTAAVVASALSRFQSAVVTDVASVKSKVLAELSQLGVSKARFVGSHPMAGRERGGAISGRSDLFISRPWVLTPTDETDPRAVSKVTWLAQQLGAALVISNPENHDRAVALVSHVPQVVSSLLAARLIESADEDVALAGGGLRDTTRIAASDPELWLQILSQNSREIVPILKEFDRELDSLIMALEHLSSPGSLANISNVLRAGNLGVEKIPGKHGTKHTQYDRVVVIIEDKPGELGRLFVEVGSLGVNIEELQLEHSPSAQVGLVELYVMPQSVSTLAEGLLARGWRIAE
- the cmk gene encoding (d)CMP kinase; this translates as MSEFIVAIDGPAGSGKSSVSKQVANEIGFGYLDTGAAYRALAWAVQNLPEFSLDRLEQVDLDKEFDYQISLDPKSYRVSVGHTDVTAAIRDNAIAESVSKVAKLPFVRSFMKRLTQRLVEQHSAPGVVVEGRDITTVVFPDAQIRLLLTASEEVRLKRRSAELSVATAQSLAKQVSERDKSDLKVVDFMTPAPGVELVDSSELNFEETVAAVRKLIGR